Proteins encoded in a region of the Hyphomicrobiales bacterium genome:
- the argE gene encoding acetylornithine deacetylase, whose product MADTKIPNDLPRELIAKLISFDTVSRNSNMVLLDFVRDYLGQLGVESKLVPNEDGSKANLYATIGPNVPGGVVLSGHTDVVPVDGQDWSTDPFSLVEREGKFFGRGVADMKTYCALAMAVLPDFLKSNPSRPIHLAFSYDEEVGCIGAPSMIEKMVGDVPKPMAVIVGEPTDMQVVTGHKSILGVRTHVTGHSVHSCQVDRGVSAVMTAARLVTYLEDMMLENKRLSDPTSPFDPPYSTIHCGVIEGGTAHNIVAKDCRIVTDIRTVAGESPMEFYDRFETHIRDEIEPKIKAIAPDAGIVLAPGKMVPGLKPEVNGAAEQLARQITGDNGVHAVSYATEAGQFQTAGYSTVICGPGSIDQAHQPDEFITLEQVAEGWAFMQRVAEVLR is encoded by the coding sequence ATGGCCGACACCAAAATTCCCAATGATCTCCCGCGTGAGCTGATTGCAAAACTCATTAGTTTCGACACGGTATCACGCAACTCCAATATGGTGCTGCTTGATTTTGTGCGCGACTATCTGGGGCAACTGGGCGTTGAAAGTAAATTGGTGCCTAATGAAGACGGCTCTAAAGCCAATCTATACGCGACAATCGGACCCAATGTTCCAGGCGGCGTCGTGCTTTCAGGCCATACGGATGTTGTGCCAGTCGACGGGCAAGATTGGTCAACGGATCCGTTTTCACTGGTAGAGCGCGAAGGCAAGTTTTTCGGACGTGGTGTAGCTGACATGAAGACTTATTGTGCTTTGGCGATGGCGGTGCTGCCAGACTTTTTGAAAAGCAATCCATCAAGGCCGATCCATCTTGCTTTTTCTTATGACGAGGAAGTCGGCTGCATTGGCGCGCCTTCCATGATTGAGAAGATGGTTGGCGATGTGCCAAAGCCGATGGCCGTGATTGTGGGTGAGCCAACAGATATGCAAGTTGTTACAGGTCACAAAAGCATCCTTGGCGTGCGCACCCATGTGACAGGACACTCTGTGCATTCGTGTCAAGTAGACCGAGGCGTGAGCGCGGTGATGACAGCGGCACGTCTTGTTACTTATCTTGAAGATATGATGCTGGAAAACAAACGCCTTAGCGACCCTACATCTCCTTTCGACCCGCCATATTCAACAATCCATTGCGGTGTGATTGAAGGAGGAACGGCGCATAATATCGTCGCTAAAGATTGCCGGATTGTGACCGACATTCGCACGGTCGCTGGTGAAAGCCCAATGGAATTTTATGACCGCTTTGAAACGCATATACGCGATGAGATCGAGCCGAAAATAAAAGCCATTGCTCCTGATGCGGGCATTGTTTTAGCACCGGGTAAAATGGTGCCGGGCTTGAAACCAGAAGTAAACGGTGCCGCCGAACAACTGGCACGCCAAATCACAGGCGATAATGGTGTTCATGCTGTCTCTTACGCAACAGAGGCAGGGCAATTCCAAACTGCTGGATATTCCACGGTTATCTGCGGTCCAGGTTCCATCGACCAAGCCCATCAGCCTGATGAGTTTATCACGCTTGAACAGGTAGCTGAAGGTTGGGCATTCATGCAGCGGGTGGCTGAGGTTCTGCGCTAA
- a CDS encoding DUF2849 domain-containing protein, protein MQAITANHLTGGHVLFFATGGGWSKDISDAALYSDADSLASALALASKDEEAGHIVAVYEIDIIFEDDAPVPKKLRERIRAEGPTIPYGAEMKLEGFYAA, encoded by the coding sequence ATGCAAGCGATCACAGCTAATCATCTGACAGGTGGCCATGTTCTTTTCTTTGCAACCGGCGGTGGTTGGAGCAAAGATATTTCTGATGCAGCGCTTTACAGCGATGCAGATAGTCTTGCGAGCGCCTTAGCACTTGCTTCGAAGGATGAAGAAGCGGGTCACATTGTCGCAGTTTATGAAATTGACATCATATTTGAGGACGACGCTCCTGTTCCGAAAAAGCTGCGTGAGCGCATTCGTGCTGAAGGACCAACCATTCCTTATGGCGCAGAAATGAAACTCGAAGGCTTCTACGCCGCTTAG